The following proteins are encoded in a genomic region of Neospora caninum Liverpool complete genome, chromosome XI:
- a CDS encoding AT4G21860 protein, related, with the protein MSIMPPEDSMKTEVSPFPAAKTDAQWKVLLTPEQFRILRKKGTEAPGTGYYNKVFPTKGYFACAACRHPLYPASAKFAAGCGWPAFDCFFKGSVHMQPDTSLGMKRVEIVCANCGGHLGHLFEGEGFTQTNERHCVNSVSIRYIADAKPAPPSAVTTYKLERARQAQPK; encoded by the exons ATGTCGATCATGCCTCCCGAGGATTCCATGAAAACCGAagtgtcgccttttcctgcgGCCAAGACCGACGCGCAGTGGAAGGTGCTGCTCACAC CGGAGCAGTTTCGCATCCTTCGCAAGAAAGGCACCGAGGCGCCCGGAACAG GCTACTACAACAAGGTGTTCCCGACTAAAGGATACTTTGCTTGCGCAGCGTGTAGACACCCTCTGTATCCCGCCAGTGCAAAATTCGCGGCCGGGTGTGGATGGCCAGCTTTCGACTGTTTCTTCAAAG GTTCTGTTCACATGCAGCCGGACACCTCCTTGGGAATGAAACGCGTGGAGATTGTCTGCGCGAACTGTGGCGGTCATCTCGGGCACTTGTTCGAAGGCGAAGG ATTCACCCAGACCAACGAGCGCCACTGCGTGAATTCGGTCTCGATCCGGTACATTGCTGACGCGAAGCCGGCCCCCCCGTCTGCAGTCACCACGTACAAGTTGGagcgggcgaggcaggcgcagccAAAGTGA
- a CDS encoding Suppressor Mra1 superfamily, related translates to MDAEGRGYMRPVEAIASTRERRLTGQRVVVILEGASLELAQGKDRSLQLLNSLEHKQLLRKLDRQSDEVRPDIAHHCLLALQESPLNRAGRLCVFLRTADGQLIEISPLLTVPVTYHEFAKMMTNLLYARRLKAVEKNVTLAQIVKNEASNFLPPNSVKVALTVSGRSVALPEFVQQFKDTKHPVVFVIGAVAHSDPTDECDYVDDKISIAGFGLTAAMFELPCEI, encoded by the exons ATGGAtgcagagggaagaggctACATGCGCCCTGTGGAGGCGATCGCCTCCACGCGTGAGCGACGCCTGACAGGCCAGCGAGTCGTCGTTATTTTAGAAGGAGC GTCACTCGAACTCGCGCAAGGAAAGGATCGAAGCCTCCAGCTGCTCAACAGCCTCGAACACAAACAGCTCCTGCGCAAATTGGATCGTCAGTCCGAT GAGGTTCGCCCCGACATTGCTCaccactgtctcctcgccctaCAAGAAAGTCCCCTCAATCGC GCAGgacgcctctgtgtctttcttcgaACCGCCGACGGCCAGCTAATCGAAatttcgcctctcctcacAGTCCCCGTCACCTACCACGAATTCGCCAAGATGATGA CCAATCTGCTCTACGCCCGCCGCCTAAAAGCCGTCGAGAAAAATGTTACCCTTGCTCAG ATTGTCAAGAACGAGGCTTCGAACTTCCTTCCCCCTAACAGTGTGAAAGTTG ccctcACAGTCTCTGGACGCAGCGTCGCGCTCCCCGAGTTCGTGCAACAGTTCAAGGACACGAAACATCCTGTTGTCTTCGTCATTGGCGCTGTCGCGCACTCAGACCCCA CCGACGAGTGCGACTATGTCGATGATAAAATCTCGATTGCGGGCTTCGGCCTTACGGCCGCA ATGTTCGAGCTTCCATGTGAAATTTGA